A portion of the Calliphora vicina chromosome 5, idCalVici1.1, whole genome shotgun sequence genome contains these proteins:
- the RnrS gene encoding ribonucleoside-diphosphate reductase subunit M2: protein MMAGKENIIDNMDKFSLKSPRKILTAVNVGKVRKLSIGEDNNIQTNGKNQDVKELNGSGMEVTKNGAGTSLANKAAVPFDPSIEPLLKENPRRFVIFPIQYLDIWQMYKKAEASFWTVEEVDLSKDNSDWEKLTDNERYFISHVLAFFAASDGIVNENLVERFSQEVQVTEARCFYGFQIAMENVHSEMYSILIDSYIKDREQRDYLFNAIETMPAVKRKADWAMSWIGSKSANFGERIIAFAAVEGIFFSGSFASIFWLKKRGLMPGLTFSNELISRDEGLHCDFAVLMFKHLIQRPSRERITEIITEAVKIEQEFLTEALPVNLIGMNCKLMSEYIEFVADRLLVELEVGKIYNTKNPFAFMEMISLDGKTNFFERKVGEYQKLGVTSQRLDNVFTLDADF from the exons atgaTGGCCGGTAAGGAAAACATTATTGACAACATggataaattttcattaaag agTCCCCGTAAAATCCTTACTGCCGTCAATGTGGGTAAGGTACGTAAACTATCCATTGGCGAGGACAACAACATTCAAACAAATGGTAAAAACCAAGATGTTAAAGAATTAAATGGTAGTGGCATGGAAGTAACTAAGAATGGAGCAGGCACTTCTTTGGCCAATAAAGCTGCAGTGCCATTTGACCCCAGCATTGAACCACTGTTGAAGGAAAATCCTAGACGTTTTGTCATATTCCCCATTCAATATCTGGACATTTGGCAAATGTACAAGAAG GCTGAAGCATCTTTTTGGACTGTAGAAGAAGTAGATCTCTCTAAAGATAATTCGGACTGGGAAAAACTCACCGACAATGAGCGTTACTTTATCTCACATGTTCTGGCCTTCTTTGCTGCTTCCGATGGTATTGTCAATGAAAATCTTGTTGAACGTTTTTCCCAAGAGGTACAAGTTACAGAGGCACGCTGTTTCTATGGTTTCCAAATTGCCATGGAAAATGTACACTCTGAAATGTATAGTATTTTGATCGACAGCTACATTAAAGATCGCGAACAACGCGATTATCTCTTTAATGCCATTGAAACGATGCCAGCTGTTAAGCGCAAGGCCGATTGGGCAATGTCTTGGATTGGCTCAAAATCGGCCAATTTTGGTGAACGCATTATTGCATTTGCCGCTGTGGAGGGCATTTTCTTCAGTGGCAGTTTTGCTTCGATATTTTGGCTAAAGAAACGTGGTCTTATGCCTGGCCTTACATTCTCAAATGAGTTGATTTCTCGTGACGAGGGTTTACATTGTGATTTTGCTGTGttaatgtttaaacatttaatacAACGTCCCAGCCGTGAGAGAATAACCGAAATAATAACGGAAGCTGTAAAAATTGAACAAGAGTTCTTAACCGAAGCTTTGCCCGTCAATTTGATTGGCATGAATTGTAAATTGATGTCGGAATATATTGAATTTGTAGCTGATCGTTTGTTAGTTGAATTGGAGGTGGGAAAG ATTTATAACACCAAGAATCCCTTCGCCTTTATGGAAATGATTTCTTTGGATGGTAAAACCAATTTCTTTGAACGCAAAGTGGGTGAATATCAGAAGTTAGGCGTGACTTCTCAACGTTTAGATAATGTTTTTACTTTAGATGCTGATTTCTAA